In Methylomagnum ishizawai, one DNA window encodes the following:
- the grpE gene encoding nucleotide exchange factor GrpE has translation MSQDDVLPESAQITEDHAAGAAETLEPTPETERPAAAPTGALAEATRKAEENWEKFVRAQAEMDNLRRRAEKDVQDARKFAIEKFARELLTVVDSLELGLQAATGDNPEIGKLREGMELTLKQLLAALEKANVRPIDPEGEKFNPELHQAMAMQPSDTAAPNTVIKVFQKGYLLNERLLRPAMVVIAQAQPQAAPRIDEQA, from the coding sequence ATGAGCCAAGACGACGTTTTGCCGGAATCCGCGCAGATCACCGAAGACCACGCCGCAGGAGCCGCCGAGACCCTTGAGCCAACCCCGGAAACCGAACGCCCGGCCGCCGCGCCGACCGGGGCCTTGGCCGAAGCCACCCGCAAAGCGGAAGAAAACTGGGAAAAATTCGTCCGCGCCCAGGCGGAAATGGACAATCTCCGCCGTCGCGCCGAGAAGGACGTGCAAGACGCCCGCAAATTCGCCATCGAGAAATTCGCCCGCGAACTCCTGACCGTGGTCGATAGCCTGGAACTCGGCCTGCAAGCCGCCACCGGCGACAACCCCGAGATCGGCAAACTGCGCGAAGGCATGGAACTCACCTTGAAGCAGTTGCTCGCCGCGCTGGAAAAGGCCAACGTCCGCCCCATCGACCCCGAAGGCGAGAAATTCAACCCGGAACTGCATCAAGCCATGGCGATGCAGCCCTCCGACACCGCCGCGCCCAACACCGTGATCAAGGTCTTCCAGAAAGGCTATCTGCTCAACGAACGCCTGCTGCGCCCGGCCATGGTGGTGATCGCCCAAGCCCAACCGCAAGCCGCCCCGCGCATCGACGAACAAGCTTGA
- the hrcA gene encoding heat-inducible transcriptional repressor HrcA, whose translation MSNPPQLSERAQHLLKVLVERYINDGEPVGSRALAREAGLNLSPATIRNVMADLEELGLITAPHTSAGRMPTVTGYRFFIDTLLTVKPLQQDLVRQITHNLDNHQDTPDDLLETASRLLSEVSHMAGVVTLPRRESVTFRHIEFLPLSEQRILVILVTNEQEVHNQIIHAPRQFSPADLQTAANYLNSLYAGKDLALVRETLFQDMMETRHQLGQEIRAAAAIAGLALQPNDHRRKPFVLTGEINLMDFSELASTERLRGLFETFHQKEDMVGLLDRCIESPGVKIFIGEESGHRALDQCSLVTASYSINDHAVGVLGVIGPTRMGYERVIPLVDLTAKLVGAALNHKSLSPS comes from the coding sequence GTGTCGAATCCCCCCCAGCTGAGCGAGCGCGCCCAACACCTGCTCAAGGTGCTGGTGGAACGCTATATCAACGACGGCGAGCCGGTCGGCTCCCGCGCCCTGGCCCGCGAGGCGGGCCTGAACCTCAGCCCGGCGACGATCCGCAATGTGATGGCGGACTTGGAAGAGCTTGGCCTCATCACCGCCCCACACACTTCGGCGGGCCGGATGCCCACCGTGACCGGCTACCGCTTCTTCATCGACACCCTGCTGACGGTGAAGCCGCTGCAACAAGACCTGGTACGCCAAATCACCCATAACCTCGACAACCACCAGGACACCCCGGATGATTTGTTGGAAACCGCCTCCCGCCTATTGTCCGAGGTTTCCCATATGGCCGGGGTCGTCACCCTACCGCGGCGGGAATCGGTGACTTTCCGCCACATCGAATTCCTGCCGCTGTCCGAACAGCGCATCCTGGTCATCCTGGTCACCAACGAGCAGGAAGTCCATAACCAGATCATCCACGCGCCCCGGCAATTCTCCCCCGCCGACCTGCAAACCGCCGCCAATTACCTGAACAGCCTGTACGCGGGCAAGGATTTGGCCTTGGTCCGGGAAACCCTGTTCCAGGACATGATGGAAACCCGCCATCAACTCGGCCAGGAAATCCGCGCCGCCGCCGCCATCGCCGGGCTGGCCCTGCAACCCAACGACCACCGCCGCAAACCCTTCGTGCTGACCGGCGAAATCAACCTGATGGATTTTTCCGAACTCGCCAGCACCGAACGCCTGCGCGGCCTGTTCGAGACCTTCCACCAGAAGGAAGACATGGTGGGTCTCCTCGACCGCTGTATCGAAAGCCCCGGCGTCAAAATCTTCATCGGCGAGGAATCCGGCCACCGGGCACTCGACCAATGCAGCCTCGTCACCGCCTCCTATTCCATCAACGACCACGCCGTTGGCGTCCTCGGTGTCATCGGCCCCACCCGCATGGGATACGAACGGGTCATCCCCCTGGTCGATTTGACCGCGAAATTGGTGGGTGCCGCCTTGAATCACAAATCCCTGTCCCCATCTTAG
- the recN gene encoding DNA repair protein RecN: MLVHLSIRDLAVVEALELEFDGGLTVLTGETGAGKSILLTALGLALGDRADSGFIRPGANRAEINLGFDVADSPAARQWLEDHDLGHHGDCLVRRIVNADGRSKAYINNRPVTLQALQELGAGLVEIHGQHAHVQLLKPQEQRRLLDAAADNGELLTKIEGLYKRWRVLRDELAQSENAARDRVAREELLRYQIDELEQHDIADLDYKALIEEHTLQANMGKILSTGQAQLEALYEDETRSVNSQLAQAVHALADLGQLAPELLEPLVMLKEAQVQVKEAALQLRRQLDRLEADPARFDWLENRLGDLHRLARKHRVRPEALPEHLDALAEELAQITQGSEMAEAAKLEFEQIAIEYAGLAAILSERRHAAALELQDKISAAIRELGMPQGRLLMEVRPMAGKEPAPHGWDQVEFLVSANPGLPPRPLARVASGGELSRISLAIQVAATDSKTVPSLIFDEVDTGIGGGIAEIVGQKLRMLGQQGRQVFCVTHLPQVAVQGHHHLLVEKSSGGGVTQSTVRQLDGQERTREIARMLGGVRLTRQTLAHAEEMLGLQGSGEG, from the coding sequence ATGCTGGTCCATCTCAGCATCCGCGATCTGGCCGTGGTCGAAGCCTTGGAATTGGAGTTCGACGGCGGCCTTACCGTCTTGACCGGGGAAACCGGGGCCGGCAAATCGATCTTGCTGACCGCGCTGGGTTTGGCGCTGGGGGACCGGGCCGATTCCGGTTTCATCCGTCCGGGCGCGAACCGCGCAGAAATCAATCTGGGCTTCGATGTGGCCGACAGCCCGGCGGCGCGGCAATGGCTGGAGGACCACGACCTCGGCCACCATGGCGATTGCTTGGTGCGCCGTATCGTCAATGCGGACGGGCGCTCCAAGGCTTATATCAACAACCGGCCCGTCACTTTGCAAGCTTTGCAAGAATTGGGGGCCGGGCTGGTTGAAATCCATGGTCAGCATGCCCATGTCCAATTGCTTAAGCCCCAAGAACAGCGCCGCTTGTTGGACGCGGCCGCGGACAACGGCGAATTGCTGACCAAGATCGAAGGGCTTTATAAGCGCTGGCGGGTTCTGCGCGATGAACTGGCGCAAAGCGAAAACGCGGCCAGGGACCGGGTGGCCCGCGAAGAATTGCTGCGCTATCAAATCGACGAATTGGAACAGCACGATATCGCCGATTTGGACTATAAAGCTTTGATCGAGGAACACACGTTACAGGCCAATATGGGCAAAATCCTGTCCACGGGGCAAGCCCAACTCGAAGCTTTGTACGAGGATGAAACCCGCTCGGTGAATTCCCAACTGGCCCAGGCCGTCCACGCGCTGGCCGATCTTGGTCAATTGGCCCCGGAATTGCTTGAGCCCCTGGTCATGCTCAAGGAGGCGCAAGTCCAGGTGAAGGAAGCCGCGCTGCAATTGCGCCGCCAACTCGACCGTTTGGAAGCCGATCCGGCCCGCTTCGATTGGTTGGAAAACCGGCTGGGTGATTTGCACCGACTGGCTCGTAAGCACCGGGTGCGGCCCGAGGCATTGCCCGAGCATCTGGACGCGCTGGCGGAGGAATTGGCCCAAATCACCCAGGGTTCCGAAATGGCGGAAGCCGCCAAGCTGGAATTCGAGCAAATCGCCATCGAGTACGCTGGTTTGGCTGCGATCCTGTCCGAGCGCCGCCATGCTGCCGCGTTGGAATTGCAGGACAAGATTTCGGCGGCGATCCGCGAGTTGGGGATGCCGCAAGGCCGGCTGCTGATGGAAGTGCGGCCCATGGCTGGCAAAGAACCGGCCCCGCATGGTTGGGATCAAGTGGAGTTTTTGGTCAGCGCCAATCCGGGCCTGCCGCCGCGGCCTTTGGCGCGGGTGGCTTCGGGGGGGGAATTGTCGCGGATCAGTTTGGCGATCCAGGTCGCCGCGACCGATTCCAAGACCGTGCCCAGTCTGATTTTCGACGAGGTGGATACCGGCATCGGCGGCGGTATCGCCGAGATTGTCGGGCAGAAATTACGGATGCTGGGCCAGCAGGGGCGGCAGGTGTTTTGCGTGACCCACTTACCGCAGGTCGCGGTCCAGGGCCATCATCATTTGCTGGTGGAAAAATCCAGCGGTGGCGGCGTAACCCAATCTACCGTGCGTCAGCTCGACGGCCAAGAGCGGACCCGCGAAATCGCCCGGATGCTGGGCGGCGTCCGCCTGACCCGGCAGACCCTGGCCCATGCCGAGGAAATGTTGGGTCTCCAGGGTTCCGGCGAAGGGTAA
- a CDS encoding NAD(+) kinase, which produces MSAHFPTVALIGKPDAERIAETLSELHRYLVQRGLRTLVERDCAEFVAGLVAETGSFAEIGEQCDLAIVIGGDGTLLTAARYLAQFDIPLIGVNLGRLGFLVDISPSEVVARLGEILDGRYSAEERFILRAKVYRQGQVVYQQTAINEVVVHSWNRASMIEIETYIDGVFLNSQRSDGMIVSTPTGSTAYALSAGGPILSPTLKAIVLAPINPHALSNRPIVVADESIIEIAFRPSKQFKAQVVCDNVSIPNIEISDRIEIRKEAKPFRILHPLNYDFFGILRAKLNWSSGYR; this is translated from the coding sequence ATGTCAGCACATTTCCCAACCGTCGCCTTGATCGGCAAGCCCGATGCCGAACGTATCGCCGAAACCTTGTCGGAGCTGCATCGGTACTTGGTCCAGCGAGGCCTCAGAACCTTGGTGGAAAGAGACTGTGCGGAGTTCGTGGCGGGGCTGGTGGCCGAGACCGGCAGTTTCGCCGAAATCGGCGAGCAATGCGACCTCGCCATCGTGATCGGCGGCGACGGCACTTTGCTGACGGCGGCGCGCTATCTGGCCCAGTTCGATATTCCCTTGATCGGGGTGAACCTGGGGCGGCTGGGCTTCCTGGTCGATATTTCCCCTTCCGAGGTGGTGGCGCGGCTGGGCGAAATCCTGGATGGCCGCTATAGCGCCGAGGAGCGGTTCATCCTTAGGGCCAAGGTCTATCGGCAGGGCCAAGTCGTTTATCAACAAACCGCCATCAACGAAGTGGTGGTGCATAGCTGGAACCGGGCCAGCATGATCGAGATCGAGACCTATATCGACGGCGTGTTCCTGAATTCCCAGCGTTCCGACGGCATGATCGTCTCGACCCCCACCGGCTCCACCGCCTACGCGCTGTCGGCGGGCGGGCCGATCCTCTCGCCCACCCTGAAAGCCATCGTCCTGGCCCCGATCAATCCCCACGCCCTCAGCAACCGCCCCATCGTGGTGGCCGACGAGAGCATCATCGAAATCGCTTTCCGTCCCAGCAAGCAGTTCAAGGCCCAGGTCGTGTGCGACAACGTGTCGATCCCGAACATCGAGATCAGCGACCGCATCGAAATCAGGAAGGAAGCCAAGCCGTTCAGGATACTGCATCCCCTGAACTACGACTTCTTCGGGATTCTCCGGGCCAAGCTGAACTGGAGTTCGGGTTACCGCTAG